In Armatimonadota bacterium, a single genomic region encodes these proteins:
- a CDS encoding glycosyltransferase family 4 protein, whose product MRILFVSNYWPPEKGAASRLGIELCKALAAQGHQIEVVTGFPRYKLKEMPAEYSGKPHLVEDVQGIRTIRVPLPHASGDRALKRGFDWLLLPRAFKKGIKMAGEADVVYTVLPPITMAHAGAYAAKLKGTPLVTMYGDIFPNNVIELGALSNPLLIKFCRKLEQFAYRVANKIIVHSDCYKDYMVREAKVPAEKVNVVFNWADTEAIQPRERENEFRAEHELQRKFVVSYAGTMGPAQGLQVAFEAAELLKDHPDIHFLIAGDGQDRERLVRLLDSSRLTNVTFLPSQPLPKYIQLMAASDVCLVTLDPKVKAPTVPSKIWEIMASGRPVLASVALDGDAPKIIEQAKAGITVEPGDARAMANAILRLRDEAGLAELLGSSGRKFVEEFASVTPCSQAYLRVFEEALSNKKS is encoded by the coding sequence ATGCGCATCCTCTTCGTTTCCAACTACTGGCCGCCCGAAAAAGGTGCGGCAAGCCGGTTGGGGATTGAATTGTGCAAAGCGCTTGCGGCGCAGGGTCATCAGATTGAGGTCGTCACCGGATTCCCTCGATACAAGCTCAAGGAAATGCCTGCCGAGTATTCAGGGAAACCCCATCTCGTTGAAGATGTCCAGGGAATTCGCACCATTCGTGTCCCCCTCCCCCATGCCTCAGGCGACCGTGCGCTGAAGCGCGGCTTCGACTGGCTCCTTCTTCCCCGGGCGTTCAAGAAAGGTATCAAGATGGCTGGTGAGGCCGACGTGGTTTACACGGTTCTGCCACCCATAACAATGGCTCACGCAGGGGCCTACGCAGCTAAGCTCAAAGGTACGCCGCTTGTCACTATGTACGGCGACATCTTCCCGAACAACGTCATCGAACTCGGCGCGCTGAGCAACCCACTTCTGATCAAGTTCTGTCGAAAGCTCGAACAGTTCGCCTACCGAGTGGCGAACAAGATCATCGTGCATAGCGATTGTTACAAAGACTACATGGTTCGCGAAGCTAAAGTGCCTGCGGAAAAGGTGAACGTGGTTTTCAACTGGGCAGATACTGAAGCAATCCAACCCCGAGAGCGTGAAAATGAGTTCCGAGCCGAGCATGAGCTTCAACGAAAGTTCGTTGTCTCTTATGCGGGAACCATGGGGCCAGCCCAAGGCCTACAAGTCGCATTTGAGGCCGCGGAACTTCTCAAAGACCATCCGGACATTCATTTCTTGATTGCCGGAGACGGACAAGATCGGGAGCGATTGGTCCGTTTGCTCGATTCGAGCAGGCTCACAAATGTGACGTTTCTTCCGTCGCAGCCACTTCCGAAGTACATTCAACTCATGGCCGCCAGCGATGTCTGCCTGGTGACTCTGGATCCCAAAGTCAAGGCTCCGACCGTCCCTTCAAAGATTTGGGAAATCATGGCTTCGGGGCGTCCGGTTCTTGCTTCTGTTGCGCTTGACGGAGACGCACCAAAGATCATCGAGCAAGCGAAAGCAGGAATCACGGTTGAACCAGGGGATGCGCGGGCTATGGCCAACGCAATTCTGAGACTCAGAGACGAAGCAGGGCTAGCTGAATTGCTGGGTTCCTCGGGAAGAAAATTCGTCGAGGAATTTGCAAGCGTCACGCCTTGTTCGCAAGCTTATCTGCGGGTATTCGAAGAAGCACTCTCAAACAAGAAGTCGTAA
- a CDS encoding RsmB/NOP family class I SAM-dependent RNA methyltransferase yields the protein MPKKEPPEPLLKAAETLFTDPAERTDFVDAMMAGDARDQAIIILNDRIEIKAFPRHRRLKWQPDFVERISDDFRPSKHPLYEKGAYYSLDFSSVFSASAMLAIPRDPVRVLDMCSSPGGKAIFAYRAFEPELLYCNESIRKRAGALIANLDRCKIERSRVWSADPSVYSKEFKETFDLVICDVPCSGQSLMAKGEDAHESFFPNEIDKNVGRQRRILGNAVRTLMPGGHMLYATCTFTTRENERVIEWFLKNHASMEAVEVPHLADFRSPLSTFPSYRLYPHQNLGAGAFVCLLKKKGEVLIEERDLDFPYLWKFGDEVLSRRPHEAEDEPVEEEKPPVELTARQIVRAATAKPKPEKRPRRPLGPRGRSGARQNKPPSGKRKRG from the coding sequence ATGCCTAAAAAAGAGCCACCTGAGCCCCTGCTGAAAGCTGCGGAAACGCTCTTTACTGATCCTGCCGAGCGCACCGATTTCGTTGATGCGATGATGGCTGGCGACGCCCGTGATCAGGCGATCATTATTCTCAACGATCGTATCGAGATCAAGGCGTTCCCTCGGCATCGCCGCCTCAAGTGGCAGCCAGACTTCGTCGAGCGAATCTCCGACGACTTTCGCCCTTCCAAACATCCGCTGTATGAGAAAGGAGCTTACTACTCACTCGACTTCTCCTCAGTGTTCTCGGCAAGTGCCATGCTCGCGATCCCTCGCGATCCGGTTCGCGTCCTCGACATGTGCTCTTCTCCAGGCGGAAAGGCCATCTTCGCCTATCGCGCGTTCGAACCCGAACTTCTGTACTGCAACGAGTCGATTCGAAAGCGCGCTGGTGCTCTGATTGCCAACCTAGACCGTTGCAAGATCGAGCGCAGTCGTGTCTGGTCCGCAGACCCTTCGGTCTACTCCAAGGAGTTCAAAGAGACTTTCGACCTCGTCATTTGCGATGTGCCCTGCTCAGGGCAGTCATTGATGGCAAAAGGCGAAGACGCACATGAGAGCTTCTTTCCTAATGAGATCGACAAAAACGTCGGTCGCCAGCGCCGCATCCTCGGGAACGCCGTGCGAACCTTGATGCCCGGTGGGCACATGCTCTACGCCACCTGCACCTTCACGACACGCGAGAACGAGCGGGTCATCGAGTGGTTCCTAAAGAACCACGCCAGTATGGAAGCCGTCGAGGTTCCGCATCTGGCCGACTTCCGATCCCCCCTCTCAACCTTCCCGTCTTACCGCCTGTACCCCCACCAAAACCTCGGTGCCGGAGCCTTCGTCTGCCTCCTCAAAAAGAAGGGCGAAGTCTTGATTGAAGAAAGAGACTTAGACTTCCCCTACCTTTGGAAATTCGGCGACGAAGTCCTTAGCCGTCGTCCGCACGAGGCGGAGGATGAGCCGGTCGAAGAAGAAAAACCTCCGGTAGAACTGACGGCGAGGCAAATTGTTAGAGCCGCAACCGCGAAACCCAAACCCGAAAAACGACCACGAAGACCGCTGGGTCCAAGAGGCCGCTCTGGTGCTCGGCAAAACAAGCCACCGAGCGGAAAGCGGAAGCGAGGATGA
- a CDS encoding OsmC family protein, giving the protein MVRTGSAEWNGGIIDGKGTVSTETGTLNNAPYSFTSRFEDGKGTNPEELLGAAHAGCFSMALSGVLGGHKLVADYIRTSAAVSVVKVEGGFAIDKIHLTVEASIPGATAEQFAECAATAKAGCPVSKLFTGAEITLDAKLA; this is encoded by the coding sequence ATGGTACGCACAGGCAGCGCCGAATGGAACGGCGGAATTATCGACGGCAAAGGCACAGTTTCAACCGAGACAGGAACCTTAAACAACGCCCCCTACTCGTTCACTTCTCGTTTTGAGGATGGAAAAGGCACTAACCCCGAAGAGCTTCTTGGAGCCGCCCACGCCGGTTGCTTCAGCATGGCCCTCAGCGGAGTCCTCGGCGGGCACAAGCTCGTAGCCGACTACATCCGAACTTCGGCTGCTGTCAGCGTGGTCAAGGTTGAAGGCGGCTTCGCCATCGACAAAATCCACCTCACCGTCGAAGCCTCAATCCCCGGTGCCACTGCCGAGCAGTTCGCCGAATGCGCCGCCACGGCAAAGGCCGGATGCCCAGTCTCAAAGCTCTTCACCGGTGCCGAAATCACCCTTGACGCTAAGCTGGCGTAA
- a CDS encoding TIM-barrel domain-containing protein yields the protein MFFSKSPHPANFRFLNSFNVETGELKDAQKTFRARLSSFAGDVFHLQVSHETWGENRAIVALNEPAHHDSKKVELTSDGHIVVRGPKNKVLLKGHFGVLGENSLWSFELSDQAQFFGMGEKYFGQQELSGYRAKFWNTDVWSDFHWAQWGNNPADPPYYTAPYVAARIADTYVGFLLHNPSPAFIETPGVDDSRVFVEWQRTSPNLILGNEGGEPNLWIIVGPTLPELTRKLQKLVGVTPLPPLWSLGYHQSKWGYEGHDDLLKLDAEFTKHQIPCDGLWLDLDYMRDYRIFTVSKDKFPNGPQETADELTKTGRRIVPIIDPGVKKDPGYDVYDDGLKNNAFCQTSEGSPYVGLVWPGETVFPDFTQDKVRQWWAGYAKQFRSSGFGACWVDMNDPSTGPVDPYEMWFQNGKDHHNKHRNQYALGMQLATFEGFKQAKPNERPFILSRSGFIGTSRYAAIWTGDNCSNYFYLANSIPCSIGLSLSGQPFAGMDIGGFGGDVTDELMVDWIKLAFLFPFARNHNGKGNRDQEPFAFKAPVMSVIRRYIRLRYKLLPYIYNLFIQQEEAGDPILRPVLYHYPEAGNEKLDDQFMIGDAILQAPFVNEEKSRKVTLPGTDKWYDARTGEWLAPGSHIIKRSREETALFIREGAILPMQPGTPTTTEKEMHNVNFHIFVPEDWTGETTYTYKADDGLTYDYQKGIRSAVRLTVVGAKGHLILNLEELADDHGPINPTFVLHGNPKSVKLKGQNLPTKPGRVMLTGRGLSVQVS from the coding sequence ATGTTCTTCTCCAAATCGCCCCACCCGGCGAATTTTCGATTCCTCAACAGCTTCAACGTCGAAACTGGAGAACTCAAAGACGCACAAAAGACCTTCCGAGCTCGACTAAGTAGCTTTGCGGGAGATGTCTTCCATCTCCAGGTATCTCATGAAACTTGGGGTGAGAACCGCGCGATTGTCGCTCTGAACGAGCCGGCTCACCACGACAGCAAGAAGGTCGAACTTACTTCCGACGGCCACATCGTCGTTCGCGGTCCCAAGAACAAGGTTCTGCTCAAGGGTCATTTTGGAGTGCTTGGTGAGAACTCCCTCTGGTCGTTCGAACTCTCTGACCAAGCCCAGTTCTTCGGCATGGGCGAGAAGTACTTCGGCCAGCAAGAGCTCTCCGGCTACCGCGCCAAGTTCTGGAACACCGACGTCTGGTCGGACTTCCACTGGGCGCAATGGGGAAACAACCCCGCGGATCCGCCCTATTACACCGCCCCCTACGTCGCGGCCCGCATCGCCGACACCTACGTCGGCTTCCTTCTCCACAACCCCTCGCCCGCCTTCATCGAAACCCCCGGCGTCGACGACAGCCGCGTCTTCGTCGAGTGGCAGCGCACCTCTCCTAACCTCATCCTCGGCAACGAAGGCGGCGAACCGAACCTGTGGATCATCGTCGGCCCAACCCTCCCCGAGCTCACCCGCAAGCTCCAAAAGCTCGTCGGCGTCACCCCGCTCCCGCCCCTCTGGAGCCTTGGCTACCATCAATCCAAGTGGGGCTATGAAGGCCACGACGACCTCCTCAAGCTCGACGCCGAGTTCACCAAACACCAAATCCCCTGCGACGGCCTTTGGCTCGATCTCGACTACATGCGCGACTACCGCATCTTCACCGTCAGCAAAGACAAGTTCCCCAACGGCCCTCAAGAAACCGCCGACGAACTCACCAAAACCGGCAGAAGAATCGTCCCGATCATCGACCCGGGCGTCAAAAAGGACCCCGGCTACGATGTCTACGATGACGGTCTGAAGAACAACGCCTTCTGCCAAACCAGCGAAGGCAGCCCATACGTCGGCCTTGTCTGGCCCGGCGAAACCGTCTTCCCAGACTTCACCCAAGACAAGGTCCGCCAATGGTGGGCAGGATACGCCAAACAATTCCGATCATCAGGCTTTGGAGCCTGCTGGGTCGATATGAACGACCCCTCCACCGGCCCCGTTGACCCCTACGAGATGTGGTTCCAAAACGGCAAAGACCACCACAACAAGCATCGAAACCAATACGCCCTCGGCATGCAACTCGCAACCTTCGAAGGGTTCAAACAAGCCAAACCGAACGAGCGCCCGTTCATCCTCTCCCGATCCGGCTTCATTGGCACCAGCCGATACGCTGCCATCTGGACCGGCGATAACTGCAGCAACTACTTCTATCTCGCCAACTCAATCCCCTGCAGCATCGGCCTCAGTCTCAGCGGACAGCCGTTCGCCGGAATGGACATCGGCGGCTTCGGCGGCGACGTCACCGACGAGCTCATGGTCGATTGGATCAAGCTCGCCTTCCTCTTCCCATTCGCAAGAAACCACAACGGAAAAGGGAACCGCGACCAAGAGCCGTTCGCCTTCAAGGCCCCGGTCATGTCGGTCATCCGCCGCTACATCCGCCTGCGCTACAAGCTCCTGCCCTACATTTACAACCTGTTCATCCAGCAGGAAGAAGCCGGCGACCCGATTCTCCGGCCGGTTTTGTATCACTACCCGGAAGCCGGAAACGAGAAGCTCGACGACCAGTTCATGATCGGCGACGCCATCCTCCAGGCCCCCTTCGTCAACGAAGAGAAGTCACGTAAGGTCACCCTTCCCGGAACCGACAAGTGGTACGACGCCCGCACCGGCGAATGGCTCGCTCCTGGTTCGCATATCATCAAGCGAAGCCGGGAAGAAACCGCCCTCTTCATCCGCGAAGGCGCAATCCTCCCCATGCAGCCCGGAACTCCGACCACCACCGAGAAGGAGATGCATAACGTCAACTTCCACATCTTCGTCCCCGAAGACTGGACGGGCGAAACCACCTACACCTACAAAGCCGATGACGGCCTCACCTACGACTACCAAAAAGGCATCCGCTCCGCGGTCCGCCTCACCGTGGTCGGCGCCAAAGGCCACCTCATCCTCAACCTCGAAGAACTAGCCGACGACCACGGCCCCATCAACCCCACGTTTGTGTTGCACGGTAATCCGAAGAGCGTCAAACTCAAAGGCCAAAACCTGCCGACCAAGCCCGGACGAGTGATGCTGACGGGACGAGGTTTAAGTGTTCAGGTGAGTTGA
- a CDS encoding ribonuclease E inhibitor RraB, with protein sequence MSEASYISFVRDAETRPMIGMFRGDLESLRAQFPHLLSVTLNYQPAPTGVPADSGEYKRNNLIEDKLEKAVPSSVVLVGHLTGNGRTVILFVSQTPTVAPITVGLGLFKKETFTLVPPHPDPWAWYEANAKITDLERVTSAYFPLYQQLEQHGDDHTKVRPVDFAAWFSSDAGREAFLGEVFAQGYVLGKQGRWEPAPGDFWCEFVKETAIEPSRMGPLVLELEALAARYGGTFDGWACPVVN encoded by the coding sequence ATGAGCGAAGCCAGCTATATCAGCTTTGTGCGGGATGCGGAAACGAGGCCGATGATTGGCATGTTTCGCGGGGACTTGGAGTCTTTGCGGGCTCAGTTTCCACACCTGTTGAGCGTGACTCTGAACTATCAACCGGCCCCGACGGGAGTTCCGGCGGACTCGGGGGAGTACAAGCGGAACAATCTGATTGAGGATAAGTTGGAGAAGGCGGTGCCGTCTTCCGTGGTTCTAGTTGGACATTTGACGGGGAACGGGCGGACGGTGATCTTGTTTGTCTCGCAGACGCCTACAGTCGCGCCGATTACGGTTGGGTTGGGGCTTTTTAAGAAGGAGACCTTTACGCTTGTTCCTCCGCACCCAGATCCTTGGGCTTGGTACGAGGCGAATGCGAAGATCACGGACTTGGAGCGGGTGACCTCGGCCTACTTCCCTTTGTATCAGCAGCTGGAGCAGCATGGGGATGACCACACGAAAGTTCGTCCGGTGGATTTCGCGGCCTGGTTTTCTTCGGACGCCGGGCGGGAGGCGTTTTTGGGGGAGGTGTTTGCTCAGGGGTATGTGCTTGGGAAGCAGGGTCGCTGGGAGCCAGCGCCGGGCGATTTTTGGTGCGAATTTGTGAAGGAGACGGCGATTGAGCCGTCGCGAATGGGGCCGTTAGTTTTGGAGCTCGAGGCTTTGGCGGCTCGGTATGGTGGGACGTTTGATGGCTGGGCTTGTCCGGTGGTGAATTGA